In Amycolatopsis sp. EV170708-02-1, the following are encoded in one genomic region:
- the aceE gene encoding pyruvate dehydrogenase (acetyl-transferring), homodimeric type, which produces MAPQNDGASGKETPARVRVIRDGLAAHLPDIDPEETAEWLDSFDEALARGGQQRARYLMLRILERARERHVGVPALTSTDYVNTIPTENEPWFPGDEEIERRYRAYIRWNAAIMVHRAQRPGVGVGGHISTYGSSAALYEVGFNHFFRGKDHSGGGDQIFIQGHASPGIYARAFLEGRLTENQLDGFRQEFSHAGEGGGLPSYPHPRLMPEFWENPTVSMGLGPMNAIYQARFNRYLRDRGIKDTSDQHVWAFLGDGEMDEPESRGLIHVAASEGLDNLTFVINCNLQRLDGPVRGNGKIIQELESYFRGAGWNVIKVIWGREWDSLLHADRDGALVNLMNTTPDGDFQTYKANDGAFVREHFFGRDPRTKELVKDLTDADVWNLKRGGHDYRKVYAAYKSSLEHHGQPTVILAHTIKGYGLGPSFEGRNATHQMKKLTLDDLKLFRDAQRIPISDEELERDPKLPPYYHPGKESPEIEYMLGRRKALGGFLPERRPKASKALVLPGDKVYEGIRKGSGKQEVATTMAFVRLVRELAKDSEIGKRIVPIIPDEARTFGLDSMFPTAKIYNPHGQTYTSVDASLMLAYKESEKGVILHEGINEAGSTASFTAVGTSYATHGEPMIPIYIFYSMFGFQRTGDGLYAAADQMARGFVLGATAGRTTLTGEGLQHADGHSLLLAATNPAVVAYDAAWSFEIAHIVRDGLRRMYGETGPDGNGENIFYYMTIYNEPYQQPAEPENLDVDGLLKGLYKYADAPSGDGPEAQILVSGVTMPDALRAQRMLAEEWGVRAAVWSATSWTELRREAVEADHDNLLHPGDTPRVPYVTQKLSGANGPVVAVSDWMRAVPDLIRPWVPNDMLTLGTDGFGFSDTRPAARRKFLVDAQSIVVGTLSALAKRGEIDQSKAAEAARKYRLDDVAAAGPQLSDSGSA; this is translated from the coding sequence TTGGCCCCGCAGAACGACGGCGCCTCCGGCAAGGAGACCCCGGCACGCGTCCGCGTCATCCGTGACGGATTGGCGGCGCACCTGCCCGACATCGACCCGGAGGAGACCGCCGAATGGCTGGACTCCTTCGACGAGGCGCTGGCCAGGGGTGGTCAGCAGCGCGCCCGGTACCTGATGCTGCGCATCCTCGAGCGGGCCAGGGAGCGCCACGTCGGCGTCCCGGCGCTGACGTCGACGGACTACGTCAACACCATCCCCACCGAGAACGAACCCTGGTTCCCCGGTGACGAGGAGATCGAGCGCCGGTATCGCGCCTACATCCGGTGGAACGCCGCGATCATGGTGCACCGCGCGCAGCGTCCCGGCGTCGGCGTCGGCGGGCACATCTCGACCTACGGCTCGTCCGCGGCGCTGTACGAAGTGGGCTTCAACCACTTCTTCCGCGGCAAGGACCACTCGGGCGGCGGCGACCAGATCTTCATCCAGGGCCACGCCTCCCCCGGCATCTACGCCCGCGCGTTCCTCGAGGGCAGGCTGACCGAGAACCAGCTGGACGGCTTCCGCCAGGAGTTCTCGCACGCCGGCGAGGGCGGCGGCCTGCCGTCGTACCCGCACCCGCGGCTGATGCCGGAGTTCTGGGAGAACCCGACCGTGTCCATGGGCCTCGGCCCGATGAACGCGATCTACCAGGCGCGCTTCAACCGCTACCTGCGCGATCGCGGCATCAAGGACACCAGCGACCAGCACGTCTGGGCGTTCCTCGGCGACGGCGAGATGGACGAGCCGGAATCGCGCGGCCTCATCCACGTGGCCGCGAGCGAAGGCCTCGACAACCTGACCTTCGTGATCAACTGCAACCTGCAGCGGCTCGACGGCCCGGTGCGCGGCAACGGCAAGATCATCCAGGAGCTGGAGTCGTACTTCCGCGGCGCCGGCTGGAACGTCATCAAGGTCATCTGGGGCCGCGAGTGGGACTCGCTGCTGCACGCGGACCGCGACGGCGCGCTGGTCAACCTGATGAACACCACGCCGGACGGCGATTTCCAGACCTACAAGGCCAACGACGGCGCCTTCGTCCGCGAGCACTTCTTCGGCCGCGACCCGCGGACCAAGGAACTGGTCAAGGACCTCACCGACGCCGACGTCTGGAACCTCAAGCGCGGCGGGCACGACTACCGCAAGGTCTACGCGGCCTACAAGTCGTCGCTGGAGCACCACGGCCAGCCGACGGTCATCCTGGCCCACACCATCAAGGGTTACGGCCTCGGACCGTCCTTCGAGGGCCGCAACGCCACGCACCAGATGAAGAAGCTCACCCTCGACGACCTCAAGCTGTTCCGGGACGCCCAGCGCATCCCGATCAGCGACGAGGAGCTCGAGCGCGACCCGAAGCTGCCGCCGTACTACCACCCCGGCAAGGAATCGCCGGAGATCGAGTACATGCTCGGCCGCCGCAAGGCGCTGGGCGGGTTCCTGCCGGAGCGCCGCCCGAAGGCCTCGAAGGCCCTCGTGCTGCCCGGCGACAAGGTCTACGAAGGCATCCGCAAGGGCTCGGGCAAGCAGGAGGTCGCCACCACGATGGCGTTCGTCCGGCTCGTCCGCGAGCTGGCGAAGGACTCCGAGATCGGCAAGCGGATCGTCCCGATCATCCCGGACGAGGCGCGCACCTTCGGCCTCGACTCGATGTTCCCGACGGCCAAGATCTACAACCCGCACGGCCAGACGTACACGTCGGTCGACGCGAGCCTGATGCTGGCCTACAAGGAGTCCGAAAAGGGCGTCATCCTGCACGAGGGCATCAACGAGGCCGGCTCGACCGCGTCGTTCACCGCCGTCGGCACCTCGTACGCCACGCACGGCGAGCCGATGATCCCGATCTACATCTTCTACTCGATGTTCGGGTTCCAGCGGACCGGTGACGGCCTCTACGCGGCGGCGGACCAGATGGCCCGCGGGTTCGTGCTCGGCGCCACCGCCGGCCGCACCACGCTGACCGGTGAAGGCCTGCAGCACGCCGACGGGCACTCGCTGCTGCTGGCGGCGACCAACCCGGCCGTCGTGGCCTACGACGCGGCGTGGTCGTTCGAGATCGCCCACATCGTGCGGGACGGCCTTCGCCGGATGTACGGCGAGACCGGGCCGGACGGCAACGGCGAGAACATCTTCTACTACATGACGATCTACAACGAGCCCTACCAGCAGCCCGCCGAGCCCGAGAACCTCGACGTCGACGGCCTGCTCAAGGGTCTCTACAAGTACGCGGACGCCCCGTCGGGCGACGGCCCGGAGGCGCAGATCCTGGTCTCCGGCGTCACCATGCCGGACGCGCTGCGTGCCCAGCGGATGCTGGCCGAGGAGTGGGGCGTACGCGCGGCCGTGTGGTCGGCGACGTCGTGGACCGAGCTGCGGCGCGAGGCCGTCGAGGCCGACCACGACAACCTGCTCCACCCGGGCGACACCCCGCGTGTGCCGTACGTCACGCAGAAGCTGTCCGGCGCGAACGGACCGGTCGTCGCGGTCTCGGACTGGATGCGGGCCGTGCCGGACCTCATCCGCCCGTGGGTGCCGAACGACATGCTGACGCTGGGCACCGACGGGTTCGGATTCTCCGACACCCGTCCCGCCGCCCGGCGGAAGTTCCTGGTCGACGCCCAGTCGATCGTGGTCGGCACGCTGAGCGCGCTCGCCAAGCGCGGCGAGATCGACCAGTCGAAGGCGGCGGAGGCGGCGCGCAAGTACCGTCTCGACGACGTCGCCGCCGCGGGTCCGCAGTTGTCGGACTCCGGTAGCGCCTGA
- a CDS encoding alpha-hydroxy acid oxidase translates to MTKRRLPKPSELKQILRPKPIVLNPTDRRLAGAHTIADLRMLARKRTPRAAFDYTDGAAELEDSLRRARQAFRSVEFHPNVLRGVSDVDTGKEILGKRSELPFAFAPTGFTRMMNHEGEPAVARVAQRNGIPMGLSTMATTSIEDLAAAAPEARKWFQLYVWRDHKAGEDLMNRAWAAGFDTLMLTVDTPVAGARLRDVRNGLTIPPALTLKTFVDGAMHPAWWFNLLTTEPLTFASLSQFDGTVAELLNQLFDPTLNFDDLDWVRQTWPGKLVVKGIQNVDDARDVVKHGADAVLLSNHGGRQLDRAPTPIELLPAVLDEIQGDAEVWIDTGILSGGDIVAAIARGADAVLIGRAFLYGLMAGGERGVQRCVDILRAEMVRTMQLLGVRTLADLKPSHATMR, encoded by the coding sequence GTGACCAAGCGTCGACTGCCGAAGCCGAGTGAGCTGAAGCAGATCCTGCGGCCGAAGCCGATCGTGCTCAACCCGACCGACCGGCGGCTGGCTGGCGCGCACACGATCGCCGACCTGCGGATGCTCGCCCGCAAGCGCACGCCGCGGGCGGCGTTCGACTACACCGACGGCGCCGCCGAGCTGGAGGACAGCCTCCGCCGGGCCCGGCAGGCCTTCCGCAGCGTGGAATTCCACCCCAACGTCCTGCGCGGCGTGTCCGATGTGGACACCGGCAAGGAGATCCTCGGCAAGCGTTCGGAGCTGCCGTTCGCCTTCGCGCCGACCGGGTTCACCCGGATGATGAACCACGAGGGCGAGCCGGCGGTGGCCCGCGTCGCGCAGCGCAACGGCATCCCGATGGGGCTGTCGACGATGGCGACGACGTCCATCGAAGACCTCGCCGCGGCGGCCCCGGAGGCCCGCAAGTGGTTCCAGCTCTACGTCTGGCGCGACCACAAAGCGGGCGAAGATCTGATGAATCGCGCCTGGGCGGCCGGCTTCGACACGCTCATGCTGACGGTGGACACCCCGGTCGCGGGCGCGCGGCTGCGCGACGTCCGCAACGGGCTGACCATCCCGCCCGCGCTCACCCTCAAGACGTTCGTCGACGGCGCGATGCATCCGGCGTGGTGGTTCAACCTGCTGACCACCGAGCCGCTGACCTTCGCGTCGCTGAGCCAGTTCGACGGCACGGTCGCCGAACTGCTCAACCAGCTCTTCGACCCGACCCTGAACTTCGACGACCTCGACTGGGTCCGCCAGACCTGGCCGGGCAAGCTCGTGGTCAAGGGGATCCAGAACGTCGACGACGCGCGTGACGTGGTCAAGCACGGCGCCGACGCGGTGCTGCTGTCCAACCACGGCGGCCGCCAGCTCGACCGCGCGCCGACGCCGATCGAATTGCTCCCGGCGGTCCTCGACGAGATCCAGGGCGACGCCGAGGTGTGGATCGACACCGGCATCCTCTCCGGCGGCGACATCGTGGCCGCCATCGCGCGCGGCGCGGACGCCGTGCTCATCGGGCGCGCGTTCCTCTACGGCCTGATGGCCGGGGGCGAGCGCGGGGTTCAGCGGTGCGTGGACATCCTGCGCGCCGAGATGGTCCGGACGATGCAGCTGCTGGGCGTCCGCACCCTCGCCGACCTCAAGCCCTCCCACGCCACCATGCGCTGA